The following are from one region of the Rosistilla carotiformis genome:
- a CDS encoding PSD1 and planctomycete cytochrome C domain-containing protein gives MSPPLKSKRTQLLRCAAAALASRNTNPFAGHAYRLPATVILFILAGSIATAEQSPQAIEFFENKIRPLLADNCQSCHGSKTQWGGLRLDSRQALLQGGDSGAAVVAGAAGESELIRRIVSDDESEKMPPPDSEKQLTAAAIADLKHWIDNGAAWPESDAPSNDMADIAASHWAFQPLTSPTPPTPQNVDWGQTPVDAFIIRALEQHNLSPSPSADRRSLIRRATFDLTGLPPTAEQVQRFVEDDGVDAYPLLIDRLLDSPAYGEQWGRHWLDVARYSDTKGYVYGREEKRFIHASHYRDWVIRSFNEDLPYDRFLLLQIAADQAAPDDPAAAAAMGFLTLGRRFLGVQPDIIDDRIDVVTRGTMGLTVSCARCHDHKFDPIPTADYYSLYGVFQNCAEHPVALPRPQSHPTSDELSDFEVELKKRLDALEAGLSAARTEFAKLARQRIGEYLQAQFELDKYPEQSFSQILSKKDLLPSTVRRWQKYLQQPERQSDPIFLIWYQLAQLPDDRFAELSQAALASLSQDSPAINPRVAAAFATAPSSKQELVDRYAKLFTDVDQQWQTLAEKATQAAENQTEVTPSTQLPDPADESLRQVLYGDGSPCMIPDLPIINIEFDVDTGTCVALWKLQNAVDQWIISNPSAAPHAIVLRDREPLVQPRIFRRGNPVNIGDEVPRQFLGVVAGSDRAPFARGSGRLELAQAIASADNPLTARVWVNRVWAHHFGRGIVPTTSDFGTRAEPPSHPELLDWLTRGFIESGWSTKWLHRQIMLSSAYRQRSTGPDSPSEYAAARTADPENRLLWRMNARRLRFEELRDAQLAAAGTLDIQRGGKAVDLFASAASGSRRTIYTMIDRQSLPSVLQVFDFANPDLHTPRRSETTVPQQALFGLNHPFVADRAREIAAASKRSDSEAPADRIHQMFAAALQRQPSESELAATLAFVRDEDSQSIDEAAEEAKQAWTYGYGEIDAEAQRLLSFTPLPYFSGSAWQGSPQYPDGQIGWAQINADGGHPGNDLKHAIIRRWTAPASGRYRIQTTIDHAETPGDGIRCWVLAGDKVLRREVVHNTAMNVDILSVDVEQGETIDFVVDIYKVLHSDQHQWSQKITRIPPAEDASETAGNPDWASQRDFTGLHTRQLNRWEQLAQTLLLSNEFMFVD, from the coding sequence ATGAGCCCACCCCTAAAGTCGAAGCGAACGCAATTGTTGCGCTGCGCCGCCGCTGCGCTGGCCTCACGGAATACGAATCCGTTTGCTGGCCACGCTTATCGCCTCCCAGCAACAGTCATTCTATTCATCCTCGCTGGATCGATCGCAACAGCGGAACAGTCGCCACAAGCGATCGAGTTCTTCGAAAACAAGATCCGCCCGCTGCTGGCCGACAATTGCCAAAGCTGTCACGGTAGCAAAACGCAATGGGGAGGACTGCGACTCGATTCCCGCCAGGCGTTGCTGCAAGGTGGCGACAGCGGAGCGGCGGTTGTCGCGGGAGCAGCGGGCGAAAGCGAATTGATCCGCCGCATTGTTTCCGATGACGAATCCGAAAAGATGCCGCCGCCGGACAGCGAAAAACAACTCACCGCCGCCGCGATCGCGGATCTCAAACACTGGATCGACAACGGTGCTGCTTGGCCCGAATCGGACGCACCCAGCAACGACATGGCCGATATCGCCGCATCGCACTGGGCCTTCCAACCTCTAACCTCTCCCACGCCGCCGACTCCGCAAAACGTGGATTGGGGACAGACGCCCGTCGATGCGTTTATCATCCGTGCGCTGGAACAACACAACCTATCGCCGTCGCCGTCCGCCGACCGACGCTCGCTGATCCGCCGAGCGACGTTTGACCTAACTGGACTGCCACCGACCGCCGAACAAGTTCAACGATTCGTTGAAGACGATGGTGTCGACGCCTATCCGCTGTTGATCGATCGGCTGCTCGATTCGCCAGCCTATGGGGAACAATGGGGGCGACACTGGCTGGACGTTGCACGCTACTCCGACACCAAGGGCTACGTTTACGGACGCGAAGAGAAACGCTTCATCCATGCGTCTCACTATCGCGATTGGGTGATCCGATCCTTTAATGAAGACCTTCCCTACGACCGATTCCTGCTGCTGCAGATCGCTGCCGACCAAGCCGCCCCCGACGATCCGGCGGCCGCGGCGGCGATGGGCTTCCTGACCCTGGGCCGCCGATTTCTCGGAGTCCAACCCGACATCATCGACGACCGCATCGATGTCGTCACCCGCGGCACGATGGGGCTGACGGTCAGTTGTGCCCGCTGCCACGACCACAAGTTCGATCCGATCCCCACCGCCGATTACTACTCGCTGTACGGCGTTTTCCAAAACTGCGCGGAACATCCCGTCGCGCTGCCGCGACCTCAAAGCCATCCTACGTCCGATGAACTTTCGGATTTTGAAGTCGAACTTAAAAAGCGGCTCGATGCGCTGGAAGCTGGCCTCTCGGCAGCCCGCACCGAATTCGCAAAGCTCGCCCGACAACGGATCGGCGAATACCTGCAAGCTCAATTCGAACTGGACAAATATCCCGAACAATCGTTCAGCCAGATCCTCAGCAAAAAGGATCTACTGCCATCTACGGTTCGACGCTGGCAAAAATATCTGCAGCAGCCCGAGCGGCAATCCGACCCGATCTTCTTGATCTGGTATCAACTGGCGCAACTCCCCGACGATCGATTCGCTGAGCTTTCGCAAGCGGCACTGGCCAGCCTTTCACAGGACTCTCCCGCGATCAATCCACGCGTCGCGGCGGCGTTTGCGACGGCGCCAAGCTCCAAGCAGGAACTGGTCGATCGGTACGCCAAGCTGTTCACCGATGTCGACCAGCAGTGGCAAACGCTGGCCGAGAAAGCGACACAAGCCGCTGAAAATCAAACCGAGGTGACACCGTCGACGCAGTTGCCCGATCCGGCCGATGAGAGCTTGCGGCAAGTGCTTTACGGCGACGGATCTCCTTGCATGATTCCCGATCTACCGATCATCAACATCGAATTTGATGTCGACACCGGCACCTGTGTCGCGCTTTGGAAACTACAGAACGCCGTGGACCAATGGATCATCTCCAATCCGTCAGCCGCTCCGCATGCGATCGTTTTGCGAGACCGCGAGCCGTTGGTTCAGCCACGGATCTTCCGCCGCGGAAACCCGGTCAACATTGGCGATGAAGTCCCGCGACAATTCCTTGGCGTCGTCGCTGGCAGCGATCGTGCCCCGTTCGCTCGAGGCAGCGGACGACTGGAACTCGCCCAGGCGATCGCGTCGGCCGACAACCCGCTGACAGCAAGGGTCTGGGTCAACCGCGTCTGGGCTCATCATTTCGGCCGCGGAATCGTACCGACAACCAGCGACTTCGGCACCCGCGCCGAACCGCCATCGCATCCGGAACTGCTCGACTGGCTGACTCGCGGATTTATCGAATCGGGCTGGAGCACAAAGTGGCTGCATCGTCAGATCATGCTTTCGTCAGCTTATCGCCAACGATCGACCGGGCCAGACAGCCCGTCGGAATACGCAGCCGCTCGCACCGCCGATCCCGAGAATCGCCTGCTGTGGCGGATGAACGCAAGGCGACTCCGCTTTGAAGAACTCCGCGACGCACAACTCGCCGCGGCGGGAACGTTGGACATACAGCGCGGCGGCAAAGCTGTCGACTTGTTCGCCTCGGCCGCCAGCGGATCGCGGCGAACGATCTATACGATGATCGATCGCCAGTCGCTGCCGAGCGTTTTGCAAGTCTTTGATTTTGCGAACCCCGATCTTCATACGCCCCGGCGTTCCGAAACGACCGTTCCACAACAGGCGTTGTTCGGCTTGAACCATCCGTTTGTCGCCGACCGCGCTCGCGAGATCGCCGCCGCATCGAAGAGGTCGGATTCCGAAGCCCCCGCCGATCGGATTCACCAGATGTTCGCGGCGGCACTGCAGCGCCAGCCCAGCGAATCCGAACTGGCCGCAACGTTGGCGTTTGTTCGCGACGAGGACTCCCAGTCGATCGATGAGGCAGCGGAGGAGGCGAAACAGGCGTGGACTTACGGCTACGGCGAGATCGATGCCGAGGCGCAGCGGCTGTTGAGTTTCACTCCCCTGCCCTACTTCAGCGGCTCCGCTTGGCAAGGCAGCCCCCAATATCCCGACGGCCAAATCGGCTGGGCCCAGATCAACGCCGACGGCGGCCACCCCGGCAACGATCTAAAGCATGCGATCATCCGCCGCTGGACCGCTCCGGCCAGCGGTCGCTACCGGATCCAAACCACGATCGATCATGCGGAAACTCCTGGCGACGGAATCCGATGCTGGGTGCTCGCGGGCGACAAGGTGTTGCGCCGTGAGGTCGTTCACAACACGGCGATGAACGTGGACATCCTTTCGGTCGATGTCGAGCAGGGAGAGACGATCGATTTTGTCGTCGACATCTACAAGGTCTTGCATAGCGATCAACATCAATGGTCCCAGAAGATCACGCGGATTCCGCCAGCGGAAGATGCCTCGGAGACCGCTGGCAACCCCGACTGGGCCAGCCAACGCGACTTTACTGGCCTGCACACGCGGCAACTCAACCGCTGGGAACAGCTCGCCCAAACGCTGCTCCTCTCCAACGAATTCATGTTTGTGGACTAA
- the hisC gene encoding histidinol-phosphate transaminase — MTNSKLRFRPALSKMKAYVPGEQPQGGKFIKLNTNENPYPPAPAVVEAIRAAADSRLERYPDPVGSSFRRMAAQRLGLPGPEWILCGNGSDEILTILVRGFLSDGDLLRMPTPSYILYRTLAEIQGARCEEISFNADWTLPAAFSSPDGDPRLTLLPNPNSPSGTVLSPQAVAEIAAPLPCPLVVDEAYGDFAEENCIDLVKQHENILVTRTLSKSYSLAGLRFGFLVAQPHVITELTKIKDSYNCDAIAIAAATAAIAASDWQTENRAKILATRERAKGKLRELGFDVLDSAANFLWCTHPDRALKPIYESLKENQVLVRYMDYAGWGDGLRITIGTDAQIDAALVVLARLLQSDA; from the coding sequence ATGACCAACAGCAAACTCCGCTTCCGCCCCGCGCTGTCGAAGATGAAGGCCTACGTTCCCGGCGAACAGCCTCAGGGTGGCAAATTCATCAAGCTGAACACCAACGAAAATCCCTACCCACCGGCTCCCGCCGTGGTCGAAGCGATCCGCGCGGCGGCCGACAGCCGACTGGAACGCTACCCCGACCCCGTCGGTTCGTCCTTTCGCCGCATGGCCGCGCAGCGACTTGGCCTGCCCGGCCCCGAGTGGATTTTGTGTGGCAACGGAAGCGATGAGATCCTGACGATTCTGGTCCGCGGATTTTTGAGCGACGGCGACCTGCTGCGGATGCCAACTCCCAGCTACATCTTGTACCGGACCCTCGCCGAGATCCAAGGCGCCCGCTGCGAAGAGATTTCGTTTAACGCCGACTGGACCCTACCGGCCGCATTCAGCAGCCCCGACGGCGATCCGCGACTGACCCTTCTGCCCAACCCGAACAGCCCCAGCGGAACCGTTCTGTCGCCGCAAGCTGTCGCGGAAATCGCCGCCCCCCTCCCCTGCCCTCTCGTCGTCGATGAAGCTTACGGCGACTTTGCCGAAGAGAACTGCATCGACCTGGTCAAGCAACACGAAAACATCTTGGTGACGCGGACGCTCAGCAAATCGTATTCGCTGGCCGGCCTGCGATTTGGGTTCCTCGTTGCCCAACCGCACGTGATCACCGAACTGACCAAGATCAAAGACAGCTACAACTGCGACGCGATCGCGATCGCCGCCGCCACAGCCGCGATCGCCGCCAGCGATTGGCAAACCGAGAACCGAGCGAAGATCCTGGCGACGCGCGAGCGAGCCAAGGGGAAGCTCCGGGAACTCGGCTTCGACGTCCTCGATTCGGCCGCAAATTTCTTGTGGTGCACCCACCCCGATCGCGCACTCAAACCGATCTACGAATCGCTGAAAGAGAACCAAGTGCTCGTCCGCTACATGGACTACGCCGGCTGGGGCGATGGACTGCGGATCACGATCGGCACCGACGCACAGATCGACGCCGCCCTAGTCGTCCTGGCTCGCCTGCTGCAATCCGACGCGTAA
- the hisD gene encoding histidinol dehydrogenase yields MNQPISINIPRVDARNGAAPAILDQLRAKLSPAGDVVSPKGRELTLKVFGEALAPAAVVDRICNDIQRDGDTALLRYCQSLDGADLDAASLRVPAAELQQAHATADPEFLQCIRRIAENIRTFQSAILHQDVTITPKPGVSLTQRYVPLRRIGVCVPGGAAAYPSTVLMTVVPAQVAGVGEIAVVAPPTKFGSYNNDILATCHELGVTEVYRMGGAQAVAAMAFGTDTVPAVDKIVGPGNLFVALAKKQVYGHVDIDSIAGPSEVIAIADDTANPAHVAADLLSQAEHSPGSAILISWSQSLLDATYAAICEQLETLERSDLTRPSLEAYGALILVDNREQARRMTDAFAPEHLHIQCESARQLATSIRNAGATFIGNYTPVALGDYAAGPSHVLPTSGTARWAAGLSSNDFVRSGSMIEFDQTGLENIADDVQLLAEKEGLTAHRLSVSIRR; encoded by the coding sequence GTGAACCAGCCAATTTCCATCAACATCCCACGCGTCGATGCCCGCAATGGCGCCGCCCCCGCGATCCTCGACCAACTGCGTGCCAAGCTCAGCCCGGCTGGCGATGTCGTCAGCCCCAAGGGGCGCGAATTGACGCTAAAGGTCTTCGGCGAAGCCTTGGCTCCGGCCGCCGTCGTCGATCGGATCTGCAACGATATCCAACGCGATGGCGATACCGCTCTGCTGCGTTATTGCCAATCGCTCGATGGAGCGGATCTGGATGCCGCTTCGCTGCGCGTCCCCGCCGCCGAACTGCAGCAAGCCCATGCCACCGCCGATCCCGAGTTCCTGCAATGCATCCGCCGGATCGCGGAAAACATCCGCACGTTCCAATCGGCGATCCTGCACCAAGATGTCACGATCACGCCCAAGCCAGGCGTCAGCTTGACCCAGCGGTATGTGCCGCTGCGTCGGATCGGAGTCTGCGTCCCCGGTGGCGCCGCCGCCTATCCGTCGACGGTGCTGATGACCGTAGTCCCCGCGCAAGTCGCCGGCGTCGGGGAGATCGCCGTCGTCGCGCCGCCGACAAAATTCGGATCTTACAACAACGACATCCTCGCCACCTGCCATGAACTGGGCGTGACCGAGGTCTACCGGATGGGAGGCGCCCAAGCCGTCGCGGCGATGGCCTTCGGAACCGATACCGTCCCGGCAGTCGACAAGATCGTCGGCCCCGGCAACTTGTTTGTCGCGTTGGCGAAGAAGCAAGTCTATGGACATGTCGACATCGATTCGATCGCCGGCCCCAGCGAAGTGATCGCGATCGCCGACGACACCGCCAACCCAGCCCACGTCGCCGCCGACCTGTTGTCGCAAGCTGAACACTCCCCCGGCTCGGCGATCCTGATCTCGTGGAGTCAGTCGCTGTTGGACGCCACGTACGCGGCGATCTGCGAGCAACTAGAAACCCTGGAACGCAGCGACCTGACCCGCCCCAGCTTGGAAGCCTACGGCGCGTTGATCCTCGTCGACAACCGCGAACAAGCGCGGCGGATGACCGATGCGTTTGCACCGGAGCATCTGCACATTCAATGCGAATCGGCTCGCCAACTGGCCACATCGATTCGCAATGCCGGCGCCACCTTCATCGGCAACTACACCCCCGTCGCTCTGGGCGATTATGCAGCGGGCCCCAGTCACGTGTTGCCGACCAGCGGCACCGCCCGCTGGGCCGCTGGCCTGTCCAGCAACGACTTCGTCCGCAGCGGCAGCATGATCGAGTTCGACCAAACCGGCCTCGAAAACATCGCCGACGACGTCCAACTGCTGGCTGAAAAAGAAGGCCTCACCGCCCATCGACTCAGCGTCTCGATCCGCCGATAA
- a CDS encoding endonuclease/exonuclease/phosphatase family protein, with amino-acid sequence MTLSRRRSSCFYFAAFLPLVLLWSTLVSLSASPVAIADDVRVMSFNIRYGTASDGENHWERRKEFVAETIAAYDPDLLGTQETLEFQKQFLEQRMPDYTSVGVGRDDGSDKGEMTALFFKTKRFELRDEGHFWLSETPGKAGSKSWDSSLPRISSWVRLKDRQSNSPREILFINTHFDHRGQQARDESAALVLRKIDELGADCDVVLTGDFNSSVTSVPYRTLFADAAESSRLVDTFAVARPKETKGDTTISRFLGDQFAGPRIDWIATRGNRKILDAQIDRTAKEGRAPSDHYPVTARLQRDGK; translated from the coding sequence ATGACACTCTCCCGTCGACGTTCTTCATGTTTCTACTTCGCTGCGTTTTTACCGCTTGTTCTGTTGTGGAGCACGTTGGTTTCGCTGTCCGCGAGTCCCGTTGCGATCGCAGACGACGTGCGAGTGATGAGCTTCAACATTCGTTATGGGACGGCGTCTGATGGCGAGAACCATTGGGAGCGGCGGAAAGAATTTGTTGCCGAAACCATCGCGGCCTACGATCCCGATCTGTTGGGGACTCAGGAAACGCTGGAGTTTCAGAAACAGTTCCTCGAGCAACGGATGCCCGATTACACAAGTGTTGGTGTGGGGCGAGACGATGGCAGTGACAAAGGCGAGATGACGGCGCTGTTCTTCAAGACCAAGCGTTTTGAACTGCGCGATGAAGGCCACTTCTGGCTCAGCGAGACGCCGGGCAAGGCGGGCAGCAAGTCGTGGGATAGCAGCCTACCGCGGATCTCTTCATGGGTGCGATTGAAAGACCGCCAGTCGAACTCGCCGCGCGAGATCCTGTTTATCAACACGCACTTCGATCATCGCGGACAACAGGCTCGCGACGAATCGGCCGCATTGGTGTTGCGGAAGATCGACGAACTGGGAGCGGACTGCGACGTCGTGTTGACCGGAGATTTTAATTCATCGGTTACCAGTGTGCCCTATCGCACCCTGTTCGCCGACGCCGCGGAATCGTCGCGGCTTGTCGACACCTTCGCGGTCGCGAGGCCCAAGGAGACGAAGGGGGATACGACGATCTCGAGGTTCCTGGGCGATCAGTTTGCCGGGCCTCGAATCGACTGGATCGCTACCCGTGGCAACCGGAAGATCCTCGACGCGCAAATCGATCGCACAGCCAAAGAGGGACGGGCGCCATCGGATCACTATCCGGTGACCGCACGCTTGCAGCGAGATGGTAAATAG
- a CDS encoding PH domain-containing protein translates to MQVLTAQCPYCQNKVDSTIEHLDGPVVCPECAKPFEIEIPTAVVTSVQEVGRESVNADRMAAEPSERTLAKVHPVVFRARPLASLILGALFLVSLVVLIASLAGASIAGYAFDENAMLGPASLVTWGCGIVLLVIAGVVGVWMLVSRFTTLTVTDDRTIYQEGIISRATSEVQHNDVRNIQLDQSFTQRLLNIGGVGISSSGQDDLEVVAHGLPHPERIIRLIRENQS, encoded by the coding sequence ATGCAAGTCCTTACCGCTCAATGCCCTTATTGTCAGAACAAAGTCGATAGCACGATCGAACATCTCGATGGACCGGTCGTCTGTCCCGAATGCGCAAAACCGTTTGAGATCGAAATTCCCACTGCGGTGGTCACTTCGGTTCAGGAGGTTGGTCGGGAATCGGTCAACGCCGATCGGATGGCGGCGGAGCCGAGCGAGCGGACGTTGGCGAAGGTTCATCCGGTTGTCTTTCGCGCTCGGCCTCTCGCCTCCTTGATCCTCGGGGCCCTCTTTTTGGTATCCCTGGTTGTCCTGATCGCGTCGCTGGCCGGAGCTTCGATCGCTGGCTACGCCTTTGATGAAAACGCGATGCTGGGGCCGGCGTCGCTGGTGACTTGGGGTTGCGGAATCGTGTTGCTGGTGATCGCTGGGGTCGTTGGGGTCTGGATGTTGGTCAGTCGGTTTACTACGTTGACGGTGACCGATGACCGCACGATCTATCAGGAGGGAATCATCTCGCGGGCGACCTCCGAAGTGCAACACAACGACGTTCGCAATATCCAACTGGACCAATCGTTCACGCAGCGGTTGCTGAACATCGGCGGTGTTGGGATCTCCAGTTCCGGCCAAGATGATTTGGAAGTGGTTGCCCATGGCTTGCCGCATCCCGAACGGATTATCCGCTTGATCCGCGAAAACCAGAGCTAG
- a CDS encoding AraC family transcriptional regulator yields the protein MADTSIQEKFFARNPSLQSLFALFDALPQTYFYAKDCDSRFVKVNAMFLENHGISCESEALGKTDRDFHPPVMAEAYISEDQRVIRDRRPLPGQIWLVLHRRSVPRWYVSTKTPLLDLRGDVIGIAGAMYRVEQQKELATHLQELLPAARYIEQHYCEPIVMPEMAKLAGLSSTHFNRRFQQLLRMSPTQYLRSIRIQAAQRLLTTSSRTLAEIALDVGYTDQSHLTKRFRETTGITPAAYRKRFVR from the coding sequence ATGGCCGATACTTCCATCCAAGAGAAATTCTTCGCCCGCAATCCCTCGCTGCAATCGCTTTTTGCACTTTTTGACGCCCTACCTCAGACCTACTTTTACGCCAAGGATTGTGACAGTCGGTTTGTGAAGGTGAACGCGATGTTCCTGGAGAACCACGGAATTTCTTGCGAATCGGAAGCTCTGGGCAAGACCGACCGCGACTTCCACCCGCCGGTCATGGCCGAAGCGTACATCAGCGAAGACCAACGCGTGATCCGCGACCGCCGCCCTTTACCGGGCCAGATCTGGCTGGTGCTTCACCGTCGCAGCGTCCCCCGATGGTACGTCTCCACCAAGACGCCGCTATTGGATCTTCGCGGCGACGTGATCGGAATCGCCGGCGCGATGTACCGCGTGGAACAACAAAAAGAACTTGCGACGCACCTGCAGGAACTACTGCCAGCCGCCAGATACATCGAGCAGCACTACTGCGAACCGATCGTCATGCCCGAGATGGCGAAACTAGCAGGCCTCTCCTCGACGCACTTCAACCGCAGGTTCCAACAACTGCTGCGGATGTCGCCCACCCAGTACCTGCGCTCGATACGAATCCAGGCGGCGCAGCGGTTGCTGACGACATCGTCTCGCACGCTTGCCGAGATCGCGTTGGACGTCGGCTATACCGACCAGAGCCACCTAACCAAGCGTTTCCGCGAAACAACAGGAATCACTCCCGCCGCTTACCGAAAACGCTTTGTCCGCTAA